The genomic window TGCTCTCCAGAGACTTGCCTGTGATGGACTTTGTTTCCGCGGAATGAGGcaaccccttttcccccttaAACTTTCTCTAGGTCCCAATTAGCAACACTCTGGCTGCCCTCCATCCCGCATGTGGAAGGAGACCTGCACATTGCAATCCGATTTCTTGCGCGCAGGATGCCGTTCACCTGGTTGAAGACATCAACTGTCACATTTTAGCCTTCATCCGCCGTATCTGCCGTCCCCCTTTCTTTCAGAAAGCCTCGGAATCGATaaacccaactccaaccccaacccgaaCAGTTCGCCATCAcacgacaacaacagcctcgGGAGGATGTAGCGGAATCCCATGTTTCACGGGGCTTGCTTGGTGCGTGATGTGTCGCCCAAGCTTTGCAGCCTCGCCTTACTTTTGGTCCTTGAATACTACTAGTCAGATGTGATGAATGAGGCTCTCGCCGAGTCCAGGCAGCTCTTCGTCATGTGGCACAAATCTCCGAGTTGTGATCACGCCTGGGTCATGCAAGAGCACTTCTAAGAGCTATGAGCAGGCGTGGTGTGCTGATGAAGCACGTTGAAGATACGAGATAGGGCTAGGGCCAGCAGATGCCTGGCGCTTTAGTGAGTAGCAACCTCCATCAATGGTCATTCGAAAGCGGTATCTAACAACGGGCCAGGCTTTGTAGAAAGATTGAAGCCAATACACTGCCTGGACAAGCCTTGTCGGCCAGCCTGATCAATTGTTGCTCCAAGCTATGGACTCGGTCTTCGAGTACAAGGCATCAAGGGGAAGGCTAGCCTGATTGCAAGAGTCCTATCCGGggttggttgtggaggttgatgatgtcccAGGATTTACACATGCTGAGGGATGGGGTCCGAGCCACGCCTACTTACCTGGTTTCCGGGGCTGCCACACCTGTTGTTGACCTTGGGTTAAGGATCCTACACTGCAGCtcagaagaagatgaagccGACCAACAATGTGCCAACTTGCAGCCCTCGACAACGTCTGTTCTTATGAAGAATGGCAGAAAGGGGAGCCGGGCGACATCTCGGGGAGTGGACACTTGAAGAGGGCCCCGTCGTTGACAGGACCAGACACCAGCCATCGACAAACTTGGTCAACAATACTCGAGCCATCGACGCCGATTCGTTCGCCCATCGACAACCGTATGATGAACGCCGCTTGGTCAACGTCTTTGGCCGGCAGACATCCACATCAGACCCTAGCTGCATACTGAGCAATGAGTTGGAggggctgttgctgatgtggCGAGCAAGTGGGCGAGTTTGGTGCCTTTGGCCATTGTGTATCTGACTGATGCCAACCCAGCTGAGTCTCGAGATGTCTTGCACGACATCAAGCCAGGCAATGAGGAGGTCTGGTCTTCAGGACACCTGTCGCAGACACCCAATCAAGGTACGCTCTCCCATCGACAATATCGCGGCTACTGCGGATCGATCAAAAAATCAGTCGATGCATATCTTTGAGGGTCTCATGCACAGTCGACCAGATGTAGCAGTTGCGCATTCTCGCGGCATCTCTTGTCCCGTGTAAGTGAGATCCAGACCCTTCCATCTACCGTTGCAGTAGTAGCAACTGATCTGAGATTGACAACAAGCAGTGCATATCAGGAACGAGCTCTCCAATGATGTCGACAAAAAAATGCACTTTTGCTTTTCGATGTGACTGAGTCATGGAGCCTCGGACGAAACATCAATCTCGCAGTCTCGGCATGCGTCGAAAGTGAGGCGGCTGCATGTCCAAAGCACGACCAAGTACGGGGACATCGCGTGTTTGGGCATTGCTGAGTTggcagagagaggggagagtgAAGGGCCGAAACGATTACCCATCACAGAGCCTTCAGAACCGATTGagagcaccaccatcatcgccgccgaCGTCCAAGCAAAACTCGTCCAGCTGCCGTGGTGGCTTTCCCATCATGACCGGTCAACGACAGGATTTCCATTTTTGGATATCCAGGTTCTGAACCAAAACCGGGCGAGACTGAACAGACAGGAGGCGCCTTTGCTCTTGTCCATTCACACAAGAGAGCGAGGCACCAAGCAGGCGAGCTTGGTTGGTATTGGCTATCGAGGCCCACTTGTAGACGACTGGCTGGTGGACAGCAATGGTAAGAcaacccctcttcttctgttgAACAGCAGCATGCCGCCGAGAGTGTTTCCTGAGACATGACGACGCCGAGCACTGCGGGGTCGTAGCATGGTTTCCATGAGGTCGGCAATCTGGGGACGATTTGCTGCGTGAGTGGTCTTTTCGATCTTGGTGACCCTTCAACAAGAGCGCgcgagcagcagcactggCGGCAACGGCGTCTGTCCTATCGGTGCTTCTCTCGCTATCTGTGTCATCAGGCTGTCAGTGATTTGATCTGGATTATCCGAATATCCCGCAACAAACAGGTGAGGAGTATGTCAAGGGAGTGTAAGTGAATGTGACAGGTCGAAGTTGAGCTGGCACAGGACTTGTCTGCATCTTCCATAGGCCATAGTTGCATGACGGCGTCGCACACCGCTGACGACTGGTTGGATATCCTGTTTCTGGTCTGCTCGGCGGGGCTCTTGAAGCGAATCCGGCCTATCAGCAGAGGTGATGATAGCTAGCCTGCAACATGAGCAGGGGACAGGCTGCATCAGACGGAATGCCAACGCATCACTGCAGAGGCACTAGGCCGTCGAGCCGGCCGACTCTGATGAGGTTCTCGTGTGAGATTGGCGAAGAGATTGCAGCGCGGTGCAGCGACGCGCAGGTATACGCAGGGAGTCGCAGCAAAAGTGCAGAAAGGAAGCGGCAGGAAACATTGCGATGGACGGTGCCGAGACGAGAAGCGAACAGCCAGAGCGGGGTCTCATCAGACAAGACGAGCCTGTCTTCGAATGACAGCGTAGATTTAAAAACCCACGCGCCCCTTCCTTGCCCAACAGTTGTCCTTTCCCCCCAGAGAACTCTTTCCACACCAGAGCCCAACGAGACCCGCCATCGTTCATCGTTACTGCCCAACCTGACGCCATCCTTCCTCACTGGTTCTCTTTTTTATATACCTGAACACCTCACCGCTCCTCTCTGCCTCCACACAGAAACCACGCCAGTCTCACCAAgactccatcaccacttccATCCCCACAGGACACTCTTCCTTCTGCCACTGGATCCTTCCCCAAGACGGACAAGACACGTTGGAAGCCTCCATTGCTGTCGTTGTCTAGAGAGCAGTCACAAGCTCACATCTTGCATTGCCGCATACTCTGCCTGCGTCTGGAATGTCTGCCACGGTTATGCCCCGGACCACTGATACCATGCCTGGCTACAACACCCACAATCTTGAACTGGACGAGGTTCACACCCCCTCGAGGTATATTACGCTTGTTTTCATTTGTTTCCTGGGAGGCCCATAGtgctttttttgcttttcacATCATGTTGCGATACAAGTCATGTTTTTCCTTTCTATTTCTGCCTGTTCTTGAACATCTTGCCTTGGACCAGGTCTTGAGTGAGACGCCCCATGAGCATGGATCGATCAATCAATCTGGACATACGAGAGACTTTTGCAACCCAGGGACAGCGTTTCACAGACCGATTTCTTCCCAAGGACACAAACGTCCCATGGATCGCCAACTGGATGCCCCGGATTTCATCTGCCATGGACTACTGCCACGGAGCTCTCGTCACAAACctctggatggatggtgtcTCAGCCGAGTCACTCAGATCAGTCAGACCTGGCACTCGTGCTGGGTTGACTGCATCGCACTGTTACTTTTACACAAGCTTTTCGAAGCTCAATCAGTAAGTCTCGGACACAGTTCGCCAACATTTCGACAAGCCGCTTGAGGATCTTGCCATGCGGACTTCGACACTCTTTTGGGACAGCAACAGGACGACAACATCATGGAGATggctttctctttcttctttctctcagGACCACAGGACTTGAAAAAGAACAGGTTTCGCAGACAGGACTTGCGCACTGGAATTTCCCGGACACTGGATTCATCTTATGGACAACTTTCTTTTGCTAGCGAGGACCTTCAACTTCATGCAATCACAAGTCGTTGACTTGTGCATGGCTTCTCTTCGAACACACCTTGGACACCTTTCTGGACTTGCTTTTTCCCTCTCTGGATCATCGACGAGGATTTTTCCCTGGACTTCCCTGGACCTCCCCTCACCACACTGCTATCGACACCCGGACATGTCTTGCTCAGCTCAGAGTGGAGGAAAACAAGATTGATGAGAAATACTGTCTCttgatcctcttcttctgtaGCTTGACTAGCTCTCttcgccaacaacagccaagGATTTTCTCTGGTTTTCTTTTCGCACCGGTTTCGCTTTGCTTTGTCTTCAACCTGGATTCACTTTGCTCCTCGTGACGCGACCGGATTCTCAACCTGGCTCCAGGCCAGCGGCCTTGATGTGAAACTTCTTTCGCCATGGATTCCCGGATAGTGTTGCTCTTTGAGAACGCTCAATTGGTCTGTAGCTACCTCTGTGACAAATGTAGATAGCTCTCACTAACATGGCTCGTTTGCAGGATACAAAGTTGTGCCATTGATGCCTcagtttctttttggtcACATTTCCTTTCTACATTTTCTTTGCTCTCTACAAGACGACAACGAGATGGTGGAATGAACAGCACACTAACCATTTGCTCCAGCGACTATAGCTACAGTGCTCAGCCCAACATGCTTTCCTCATCTGCCTCTGgaatcttttctttttgtcaaACAGGACCAGCTGACCTTTCTGGCTCGGCTTGGGACACGACAGTTGAAGGACCACAGAACTTTCCTGAGTTTACGGATGCCACGGATTACTATGCTGGAGAAGCCGAGGACTCTTTCTTGCCATTTGGCCAAATCACCCCAAAACCGGACCAAGATGACTTCCACGCCCGCTGGGCTCCTTCCGACAACAAGGCCCTGAAGGCTGAGCCCATGCGCAGAGGCACCTCGCGCAGCTCCACTGGAAGCCTCAAGAACAGAAACACAAAGCCTTCTGCCACTTCGGTCAAGAAGACTAGGTCAAGAGTACAGTCCATCCTCACACAGACATCATCACAGATGTCCAAGCTTGACATGGCTGGTGCCCCCTACTCGGATGGCCCTGCTGTTGCCGCTGGCCGGATCATGGATGTGCAGCAATACCTTGCTCAGGATCTCGACACTCTTTCCGTCAGCGGTGCTGGCTACTACCCCATGATGGGTTTCCCGGATGGCTTGACCTACAGCAACGACTTGGCCCCCATGGCCCAGCACGTGAACCCCCAAATCTTTGATGCCGGTCTCATCAGCCACTCTCCTCACTCTTGGGGCTCGCTGAGCCCTGTTGACTCCCGCCTGTCTTCCCCTGGTCTCGGCGATGGTGCCGAAGACTTGTGGTCTGCTGTCCCTTCTGCCTCGTCTCCTGGCGAGAGCCAGAGCTCCAACTCGCCTGTTCTGCCTGGCCAGTCACCAAGGTATGTTGCGACTACAAAAGCGGTTGAGCTCGGTGCATTGTCTCACACCAGTGATTTCAGGATGAGCCGGAAAATGGATGGCCAGTATGTGACATCTGACGATCTTCACCTTGTTCCCGCCATGGGTGAGGATGCTTTTGCCCTCCCTCCTGCCTTTGGCGCCCGCCGCATGAGCGGCGAAGGTGAGTCTGCTCGGGACCATTACCTCTACAAGAATGCGTACCCCCACGCGGACGGACTTTTCCACTGCCCCTGGGAGGGCCAGCCGAGCTGCAACCACAAgcccgagaagctcaagtGCAACTACGAGTAAGCACCATTTGTTTGACTCTTGTGATCCATTCCATCAGCTAACCACTctcccaccaacagcaaGTTTGTTGACTCCCACCTCAAGCCCTACCGCTGCAAGGTTGAGGGTTGCCAGAACGCCCGCTTTTCTTCCACTGCTTGCCTCCTCCGACATGAGCGTGAGGCCCACGCGATgcatggccatggtgagAAACCCTACCTGTGCACCTATGAGGGCTGCGAGCGCTCCGTTGCCGGCCACGGATTCCCCAGACAATGGAACCTCAGGGACCACATGAGGCGCGTCCACAATGACAACGGCACCACCGCTCAGGCTGCTTCCCCTCCCGCCTCTGGcgccaccacctctaccCGTGGCCGCAAGAGAAAGAGCGATGTTCAGGAGAAGCCCGCCCAGGAGAAGACCAGCTCCCGCAAGTCCAAGTCTGAGGCTTCCAAGCCCGTCGAgccccccatcaacctcgagaTCACCCAATGGTGGGAGCACCAGAGAGCTCTCCAGGACCTCGTTTCCGCTGGCTACCAGCCCGACGACATCCAGACCTTCCATTACATCAAGGAGGCTCAGGACCACTTGACCGCCATGGACAGGATcacccacaacctcaccgcTAAGCCCGAGGTCCGCCGCGGTTGGAGGAATTGAGCGATTGTGAGTCTCACTGCGAGATCTTCGAGCTAGCCGTGTGACTCTCCCCACGCCGCGCCGAGTGCGCCGGTTTGATGTGGAAACAAGGTCAGACACATCGCCCTGGACTTCAACCCCCACGGATCAGGATCTCCGAGCATGCCTGCCAATCGGTGTACCTCTTTCACCCCCTatgctttctttcctttttccttgTTTGGGTACGGGCGGACTTGGTTGAATTTGACAAAAAATGGAAAAAGACCAAAAATATGGGACAGTCTCTTTTGAGGCAATTGGGAGGACAGACCTTTTATGGATTATGATTTATGATTTACGAAGATATGACGGGGGCTTTGGATATCGGATTGGGAAACCTCAGATAGAACATTTTTCGTGTTGGCTACATGGGCCACACAGACTCAGACACCACGACGGACAGCATTTCTTTTGTcatatttttcttttgtttatGAGGTACGGGAGATACGGGATATGAACACGcgggtttttttctttttggttaTGGAGTTTAAAAGAAAGGATTTGAGATTGTTTTTCTGGAATACATAGCGCAAAGCGAGAACTTGTTTATCAAGGATTTTTTGGATACCGGTTATGGGTGTTGTTTGacatgaaaaaaaaactgGGAGATTTGATGAAAAGgatatgatgatgacctgGCGTTTTGTTTTCTGAAGGGATTTGTAGAAAAGTTATTGTAGACTTGGGATAGATTTGTGTGCTTGTTTGTTTTTAGTTTAGTTTTGCCTTTGTTGTATATATTTTGGCAATGTTGGATACCCCCTGTTGTATATTGTATATTGTTTAGCAGCACATAGCGTTGGATGGCATGGGATGGCATGGGATGGAATaggaaaaggcaaaagcTCATGGCTGTTTGTGTCTGTCTGTTTGTCTTGACTAcattggtgtgtgtgtgtgtgtgtttgtgttgctgttgctttcCTGTTTCTTTTCCGGTCGTGTGTTTCTCTATCTACCTCCCTCCTGCTCattttcctcctctgtcCGTCAATCTCAACTTTTGCAtctctcatcctcgctgggatggggttgagtttGCGCGATCTCAAAGAGGCAAGTCAGCCTCCCCGGGGATCAAAGTCCCGTTCTCGACGGCGGCACGATGGCCGCGGGCGAGCATCCCGTAGACGGGCATGTACGTGTCCAGCCAGGGGAGGATCTCCTTTGCGCCGGGGGATGAGCGCCAGTCCCTCATCAGGTCGCAGACGATGCTAAAAAGGGAGACGACGTTGACGCCGGCGCGCATCATCTGATCATTGGCGAGGTCGCGGATCTCTTTTGTGACGGTGCCCGAGGCTTCCTGGTTGGCCCAGACGGAGTACCCCTCTGCGCGGAGAGAGCGAGCCAAGAAGGCAGTGCAAACGTCTGTGACGATGCCGGCGAGGATGATCTGCTTCTTGCCTGTGGCCTTGACCGCGGCGCGGAATTCGGGGGAGTCCCAGGCGTTTACTTCTCCTTGGCGGGCGATgacgggggcggtggggtaCATGTCGAGGAtttcttgggggagggggccgtTAGGGCCGGtggaggccgaggtggtgaggattacggggagggtggggaaggcAAGGCCTAGGGCGGAGTGGGCGAGCATGTTTTGTTTGAAGAGGGTTGGGTCTGGGGGGGTTAGTAAGGGGTatgagaaggggaaggggggaagggggggacaTACCGTAGTCACGGGCGAGATTGTAAAGGCCTTCTTGGAGGTCGacaatgatgaggagggagtcgTTTTTGTTGAGGCGTTCCCAGGGGAAGGACGAGTCGGCCAGGATAGGGAGGGCCGTGAGGGCGGTTGTGAGAAGGGTGGTGAACTTCATTGTGAGATGGTCAAGGTGAAACCACTGGTGagaaggttgctgaggagatggtgatggtgatggtgatggaagTGAGTGATTGATATTCTGGCTGTACCAACTCCTTTTATACATGAACTTCATCCCCAAGATCCCCGCAGGACTCTCGATATCCTGAATTTCTTTCCTCATTATCGTCCCGCGTCTTGCCTCCCGGATTATCGTTGTTGACCGCCACAAGCATCTTGACAAGCACCGTCTAATCACTTGATCAGCATCCCGTCAGTGCCCAGGTCATCATGGGTCACATCGACTAGACAGCATCGAGTCCGTGATGACGAGAACCGCGGCCTTGAACACCGGAATCAGCACTCCACCGAGAGTCCAGCCCGCGGAaggatgatgtcgatggcTTCAATATCCACCACGTTGTTCGTGTTGTTGCTATGTCCTGACTAAGGCACTGCCTGCCCGATGCAACGTACAACTAGTTGACTGCATTGTCAGCCGGGACTAAGGATTGGATAATTGTGTGTAACGCGGATTGCTGATTCAGCGCCTGCAAGTCGAAGTGATGGTTCGCTTCGCGAGGATAGCTTGGCTGGTAGAGGTTTAGTAAGCTAGAATATCACACACAATATATATACCTTAGGTATGagggggaagttggggaaTAGCCAAGATGGAGGTAGATTGGAGATCTCCGTGCCGCCTCAGATCCAGATCGCATCACATCATCTCTTGAGagattgatgatgggattCTTGAAATCCACGTCAGCTCAACTTAATCATGTTTAACCGCACCCAATGGCCTGGAGCACGCTAAAATGGGCCGTCAAACGGCCAGCGGCGGGATGGCAGGTGTAGCGTGACAGCCGGTGAATCACCTCAGCGCCAGTCCGTCCACCTTGAACATAGCGTGCCCCCACTTTGACTTGTGTTACCGTCTGGGGAAGGAAGGTCAGAGCTCCTTGTTTCCACCGTCGAtaaggcagaggagggatCATCCCAATTGACTTATTCACCTTTATTTAGAAGACAGGATTGCGGCGAATGTTCAACTTCAACTTCTGCGACATGTGTAACCTGTAACAAATCCTCAGACGGAGCTGAAGGGCTCTAACAACATGATATCTGAGAcctgttggtggaggggtttgCTTTGgccccccccaccccgcccaGCCCTTGCAGTAGCGAACGGTCTGGAACCAAGACAGGGAAAACAGCAACTGCCCTTGTCAATGACTTGCACTAACAGATGCGCCCCTCACTTCTGTATCAAGATGCTATCGAGGCTGCAAGGCGGCGGGGAGAGAACCCCTGCCGCCACACTCGTTTTGGATGCCGGCATGGGCGAGGCGACGCGCCGAGAAAAGAATAGATCTTCCGTTCGAGGGGCAGGAGATGCTGGTAAAGCTGGCCTCAACCTCCGTTCAGAGGGATGGAAtgtttctttccctttttccTCCAACTTGAGTCTTGCCCTGTTTTTTGTCTGAGAagggttgttgctgattgATATTTGGCGAACACTGCTGGACAAGTGGCCAGAAGTTTTATTTCCTTCGCTGACTTGAGGTTTTTGAAACTGCTGGTTTGTTGCAATTGGGTTGTTTACTTCGCGATACATCACCATGAGGTTAATACACCGACTCTCGGAGCTGTCAGTTCTGGCCAGCTTGGTTCTGGCCCATGAAGGTCATAATTatgaccaccatcaccaccctgaTCACAGTCATGATCACGAAGATTTGGGGGCAGTCAAGATCTGCGGGGACGGTGGCTCTCTCACCGGTGGATGTCAAGATGGCCTAGGAAGCATGGGTGCGGCCGACGAGAAGGAGTTCCTCTGGAAGGAAAACGACACCGCCCAAAAGCCTGTTACCTCATCAGACGATGACAGCAAGCCAAAAGGATATCCCTGGACCCATACCACACCATGCTTCACCAGCCCCCAACCCGACACCTCCATCTGCGTCTTCACAGACAACAACTTTGCCAACGGCAGGGGAgcctccttcatcaccaccccccgccgcGCTGAGTATCTAGCCACTACCCCAGCCTTTGTCGACCAGGACCTCGTGAAGAATATCAACCAAGACCTCCACCGCACCGCTCCTTCCAAATACGAGAAGCACCAGATCCCCGGCAAGGGCATGGGCCTCATCGCCAAAGTGCACATCCACCGCGGAGACCtcatcatggccaacacACCCTCCCTGATGATCGACTACCGCGCCTTTGAGGACCTCCCCAAGGAAGAATACCGCCAACTTCAAGCCGCAGCCGTGGACCAGCTCCCCGACCTCCACCGCGAGCACATCAtggccctctccacccaTGACGGCATCGAGCGCACCCACATCGAACGGATAGACAAAATCTGCTCCACCAACGCCTTCGACATCGACCccgacagcgacgacgagACCCAGGACCACGGGTTCTATGTCGTCTTCCCCGAGATCGCAAGGATGAACCACGACTGCCGCCCCAACGCGGATTACTACTTTGATCACGAGACGCTAACCCAGTACATCCACGCCATCCGTGACATTAACCCCGGGGAGGAGCTCACCCTCTCGTACATCAACCCCATTATGAAGAAGCGCGCGCGCAACAAGAAGCTGAA from Podospora pseudoanserina strain CBS 124.78 chromosome 7 map unlocalized CBS124.78p_7.2, whole genome shotgun sequence includes these protein-coding regions:
- a CDS encoding uncharacterized protein (COG:S; EggNog:ENOG503P3AU); translation: MNSTLTICSSDYSYSAQPNMLSSSASGIFSFCQTGPADLSGSAWDTTVEGPQNFPEFTDATDYYAGEAEDSFLPFGQITPKPDQDDFHARWAPSDNKALKAEPMRRGTSRSSTGSLKNRNTKPSATSVKKTRSRVQSILTQTSSQMSKLDMAGAPYSDGPAVAAGRIMDVQQYLAQDLDTLSVSGAGYYPMMGFPDGLTYSNDLAPMAQHVNPQIFDAGLISHSPHSWGSLSPVDSRLSSPGLGDGAEDLWSAVPSASSPGESQSSNSPVLPGQSPRYVATTKAVELGALSHTSDFRMSRKMDGQYVTSDDLHLVPAMGEDAFALPPAFGARRMSGEGESARDHYLYKNAYPHADGLFHCPWEGQPSCNHKPEKLKCNYDKFVDSHLKPYRCKVEGCQNARFSSTACLLRHEREAHAMHGHGEKPYLCTYEGCERSVAGHGFPRQWNLRDHMRRVHNDNGTTAQAASPPASGATTSTRGRKRKSDVQEKPAQEKTSSRKSKSEASKPVEPPINLEITQWWEHQRALQDLVSAGYQPDDIQTFHYIKEAQDHLTAMDRITHNLTAKPEVRRGWRN
- a CDS encoding uncharacterized protein (EggNog:ENOG503NYM5; COG:Q), which produces MRKEIQDIESPAGILGMKFMYKRSWYSQNINHSLPSPSPSPSPQQPSHQWFHLDHLTMKFTTLLTTALTALPILADSSFPWERLNKNDSLLIIVDLQEGLYNLARDYDPTLFKQNMLAHSALGLAFPTLPVILTTSASTGPNGPLPQEILDMYPTAPVIARQGEVNAWDSPEFRAAVKATGKKQIILAGIVTDVCTAFLARSLRAEGYSVWANQEASGTVTKEIRDLANDQMMRAGVNVVSLFSIVCDLMRDWRSSPGAKEILPWLDTYMPVYGMLARGHRAAVENGTLIPGEADLPL
- a CDS encoding uncharacterized protein (COG:B; EggNog:ENOG503P206); protein product: MRLIHRLSELSVLASLVLAHEGHNYDHHHHPDHSHDHEDLGAVKICGDGGSLTGGCQDGLGSMGAADEKEFLWKENDTAQKPVTSSDDDSKPKGYPWTHTTPCFTSPQPDTSICVFTDNNFANGRGASFITTPRRAEYLATTPAFVDQDLVKNINQDLHRTAPSKYEKHQIPGKGMGLIAKVHIHRGDLIMANTPSLMIDYRAFEDLPKEEYRQLQAAAVDQLPDLHREHIMALSTHDGIERTHIERIDKICSTNAFDIDPDSDDETQDHGFYVVFPEIARMNHDCRPNADYYFDHETLTQYIHAIRDINPGEELTLSYINPIMKKRARNKKLNRIWGFQCACPLCTKEQAQVEASDVRIHQIKELVGEFSDWSSDSRATPQLAELVLSLYEQEKLWGSMYEAYTWLALEYNAVGEPWTAVKWANRAVEWGIPVVGPKDGDMEQMRRLIKDPWAHWSWLKRVKVRGGWGKGSEREGDGDDDEE